In the genome of Streptomyces lydicus, the window TAGTCCCGGCGGGCTGTGCCTCGGCGGGGACAAGGATCTGTAGTGTCGTGACCGACGCACCCGAAACCGCATGTCCGTGGGGTGATTCACATCCCTGAGTGGGGTGGGCTCCCGGCGGGCCGGGTACGCGGCCACGTGATCGCCGGGCGAGATACCGTTGTGAAGTGGTAGAAATTCGGCGAAAAGCATCGCTGAAACTCCGAGGAAGGGAGACGTCATGTCGTCGAAGCGCCGTCGTAAGAAGAAGGCCCGTCGCAAGAACGGGGCCAACCACGGCAAGCGGCCGCAGTCCTGAATCAAGGACGGTGACCTGAGGGACCTCCCCGAGGGGGTTTCTGTGGGCTCCTCGCCTCCGTTCCGGCGGACGCGAGGGGCCCACAGTGGTCACCGCATCCCGACCCCGGTCCCGGTCCCGGTCCGGTCAGGGCCTGGTCAGCGCATCGGCTATGCGCTGGGTGGCCTGCACCTGGGTGGCGTCGCGACGGGTCGGGTTGAAGGAGATGACCACGCGCCGCTGTTGGTCGCGGGTGGCGAACAAGGCGGAGCAATAGCCGTACCGTTCACCGGTCTTGCCCCACAGTGTGATGCCGTTGACCGTGACGGTCTGCAGGCCGGCGGAGTAGTGCGCGGGGCTGCCGTCCAGCATGCGCACCTCGTCGGGCGGCAGGGTGAACATCCGCTCCAGCTGACGAGGCGGCAGAAGTTCGCCCGAGAACAGGGCGGTCAGGAAGCGGTCCAGGTCACCGGTGTGGGAGATCATCTCGCCCTCACCCCAGGCGAGCGACTGGTCGAACGCGGTGATGTCCAGCAGGGAACCATCCGTCATCTTCATATAGCCGTGCACATGAGGCCTGTGAAGGCGCGGGTCGTTGCCGGGTACGGAGGTGTGTCGCAGGCCCAGCGGGCGCAGAATGCGACGGGCGATCACTTCGCCGTAGGGGCGGCCCGTCAGCCCCTCGATCAGCAGTGCCAGAAGGACGTAATGGATGCCCCGGTACTCCTGCTTGGTGCCCGGGGTGAATTTCATGGAACCGTGCGAGACCAGTGCCACGATCTGGTGGGGCGTCCACCGGTCGTAGCGGTGCCGGGCGATCGACTCCGGGGTGGACAGGTCATAGGGCGGGGCCTGCCCGTCGGGCAGCCCGCTGGTGTGCTGCAGCAGTTGTAACAGCGTGACCGGCGGGAAATGCGCCGGCAGCAGACCCGGGAGACACCGCTGGACCGGTGTCTCCAGCGGGAGCCGGTGTTCGGCCGCGAGCTGCAGCACCACCGTCGCCACGAACACCTTGGTGATACTGCCGATCCGGAAGGTGTCCCGCTCATGGATCTCCCGGCCGGTGTCCCGGTCGGCGACGCCGGCGGTGCCGTACCACCGTCCGGCAGCGCCGCTCACCCGCAGCTGGCAGCCGGTCAGCTGCGGATGCGCGAGGTCACCGACGGCGGCCCGCAGCGCCGGCACATTCAGCGGAGGAACGGGCACGGGCGCCGGGCCGGGACGAGGCGGGTGACCGTCCGGCGCGCGGGGCGCGGGCGGACGGGAGGAGGCCCGCGCGGGCCCCGCTGTCGTGGCGGCCACCGCACCGGACAGCGCAGCGCCCACAACCACCCTGCGGGGTAAGGGGGAAGAGTTCGTAGAGGCAGAAGGTCTCATGCAGGACAGCTTTCCGTGCGCCGACCGCGCTGCCTTCAGGGATCTCCCTGATCCGCCCCTGAGCTGCCCCTGAACGACCTCGGGACGTGGTGTCCGGCAGCCCTCCGTGTCCGCCGGCCCTCCGGTGTGCGGTGGTGCTGGTCGGGCCGGGCCGCTATGAAGTGGTGGTCGGCACGGCGCTCGCCCTCGCGGTGGCGATCGTCGTCATCGGCCGCACCCGCCATCCGGGCGGCTCCTTCAAAATCCTGGAGATTGCCGATGTCGTCTTCTTCGCGGCGATGGCGGTCATCGGTATCTTCGCCTCCCCGGGCACACTGCGCTGGTTGGAGACCGCCCCTCGCCGGCCGAGCCCGATACGGACGGCCAGGCGTGACGGCGGCAGAAATGCCCTGATCGCCCGACGTTCGAGCCCACGCCGACACCGCTTTCGCCGACGCCGGCTCTGACGCCGCTTTCGCCGACGCCCGGGCCGACGAAGGCGGCGTCAGTGGTGGGGACCGTGCCGGCCGAGGGTCTCCACGGGGGCCGCGCCGGGGCGGGTCCACTGGGGCACGGGCCGGCTGGTCGGGCCCCAGGTGGCGACGCCGTCGGCGTCCGTGCGCCAGTACCAGCAGGCCTGACGGCCCTCGGCCGGGTGCCCCTCGCGGACATCACCGATCACGGGACGGCCCTCGGGGTTGTCCTCCCACGCCTCGCCGCGGCCGTAGGGCGTCATGTCGAGCAGGCCGAGGGATCCGTTGACCGGCTCGTTGCCGCGGCCCGTTGTGGAGTAGGTGAGGAACACACGGTCGCCGTCGCGCAGGAAACAGAGGAGGTGGCCCATCTGCCCGCCGATCGGCGCCGGCACGCCCCGCACCGAGTACCAGGGCTGGGTGTAGCCCATGAACTCGACGTAGCGAGCCACCTCGTCCCACGGTCCCGAGGTCAGGACGGCGAACGAGACGCCCCGGGCTCCCAGGTAGACGGCGTCCTTCATGTGCCAGACCGTGGTGGTGCAGCCCTCGCACTGCCCCTGGTGCGGCGCGCCGTCGTACCACATGTGCTGATAGACCACGAGCTCGTCGCGCCCCTGGAACAGGTCGAGGAACGGGACCGGCCCGTCGGCGCCGGTGACCTGGACAGTGCCGTCGAGCTCGACCATCGGCAGCCGCCGCCGGGCCGCGGCGATCGCGTCGCCCTCATGGGTGTGCGCCTTCTCGCGGACCAGCAGTTCCTCGCGCGCCGCCTGCCAGGTGGCCAGGTCGACGACCGGCGGCTTGCCGGGAAGGTCGCTGCTCGTGTTGCCGGGCGTGGTCGTCATGGTGTCCTCCGTGGTGTCTCGTGCCGTCCGCGTCGTACGGCGTCGTACGGCTTCCTGCGGCTTCCTGTGACGCTCACCGGAACAGACGCGCGGCGCGGCCCGAACTCATCGGGGCGAAGGGGCACCCTCCGCCGGGCCTGCCCGGACCCCCTCGGGCTGACAAGTTCACGGGCGCGCTCTTAGACTCGGGGGA includes:
- a CDS encoding DUF899 family protein → MTTTPGNTSSDLPGKPPVVDLATWQAAREELLVREKAHTHEGDAIAAARRRLPMVELDGTVQVTGADGPVPFLDLFQGRDELVVYQHMWYDGAPHQGQCEGCTTTVWHMKDAVYLGARGVSFAVLTSGPWDEVARYVEFMGYTQPWYSVRGVPAPIGGQMGHLLCFLRDGDRVFLTYSTTGRGNEPVNGSLGLLDMTPYGRGEAWEDNPEGRPVIGDVREGHPAEGRQACWYWRTDADGVATWGPTSRPVPQWTRPGAAPVETLGRHGPHH
- a CDS encoding serine hydrolase domain-containing protein gives rise to the protein MPVPPLNVPALRAAVGDLAHPQLTGCQLRVSGAAGRWYGTAGVADRDTGREIHERDTFRIGSITKVFVATVVLQLAAEHRLPLETPVQRCLPGLLPAHFPPVTLLQLLQHTSGLPDGQAPPYDLSTPESIARHRYDRWTPHQIVALVSHGSMKFTPGTKQEYRGIHYVLLALLIEGLTGRPYGEVIARRILRPLGLRHTSVPGNDPRLHRPHVHGYMKMTDGSLLDITAFDQSLAWGEGEMISHTGDLDRFLTALFSGELLPPRQLERMFTLPPDEVRMLDGSPAHYSAGLQTVTVNGITLWGKTGERYGYCSALFATRDQQRRVVISFNPTRRDATQVQATQRIADALTRP
- a CDS encoding 50S ribosomal protein bL37, with product MSSKRRRKKKARRKNGANHGKRPQS